Proteins found in one Enterococcus sp. 9D6_DIV0238 genomic segment:
- a CDS encoding NAD(P)/FAD-dependent oxidoreductase produces the protein MSKHVVILGAGYAGLRALHELQKGNDDIKITLVDQNDYHFEATDIHEVAAGIQTSERITYPIKDVVKSACTTFVQGTVEKIDSENQEVHLKDQAPLSYDYLVVALGYESESFGIPGVEEFSLKMVDIPTSEKVYQHLTEQMKVYKETKDENCLKIVVCGAGFTGIELLGSLVEGKKKLAAVAGVEPDKIQLYCVEAVTRLLPMFSEKLGGYGIDHLKKWGVNFLVGKPIKEIKQDTVVYLDDQETNELKELAAKTIIWTTGVSGSHVVGDSGFAAKRGRVMVQPDLTDAEHSNVYIIGDCSAVMDKESNRPYPTTAQISLKMGEHAGKNIKAQLKGEPTKEFTFKSLGSVASIGNSHAFGEVGKMEVKGYPASVIKKAIMDRSLFETGGIKEMLAKGRFDFYR, from the coding sequence ATGAGCAAACACGTTGTTATTTTAGGCGCTGGCTATGCGGGCTTAAGAGCGCTGCATGAATTACAAAAAGGAAACGATGACATCAAGATCACATTAGTGGATCAAAATGATTACCACTTTGAGGCAACAGATATTCACGAAGTTGCAGCTGGGATCCAAACTTCTGAGCGGATCACTTATCCAATTAAGGATGTAGTTAAATCAGCATGTACGACTTTTGTACAAGGAACAGTAGAAAAGATCGACAGTGAAAATCAAGAGGTTCACCTAAAAGATCAAGCACCACTTTCTTATGATTATTTAGTCGTAGCATTGGGCTACGAATCTGAGTCTTTTGGAATTCCTGGTGTGGAAGAATTTTCATTAAAAATGGTAGATATTCCTACTTCAGAAAAAGTTTACCAACATTTAACAGAGCAAATGAAGGTTTATAAAGAAACAAAAGATGAGAATTGCTTGAAGATCGTTGTCTGCGGTGCCGGTTTTACTGGGATCGAGCTATTAGGTTCTCTAGTTGAAGGGAAAAAGAAACTTGCGGCAGTGGCTGGAGTTGAACCTGACAAAATTCAATTATACTGTGTCGAGGCAGTTACACGTCTGTTACCGATGTTTAGTGAAAAACTAGGCGGATACGGGATCGATCATCTAAAAAAATGGGGCGTCAATTTCCTAGTTGGCAAACCAATCAAAGAAATCAAACAAGATACAGTAGTTTATTTAGATGATCAGGAAACCAATGAATTAAAAGAGTTAGCAGCAAAAACGATCATTTGGACAACTGGTGTCAGCGGCAGTCATGTGGTCGGTGATTCTGGCTTTGCAGCAAAACGCGGTCGTGTGATGGTTCAACCAGATTTGACAGATGCTGAGCATAGTAATGTATACATTATTGGTGACTGTTCTGCTGTCATGGACAAAGAATCAAATCGTCCGTATCCAACAACTGCACAAATTTCTCTTAAAATGGGAGAGCATGCAGGAAAAAACATCAAAGCGCAATTAAAAGGTGAACCAACAAAAGAATTTACGTTCAAATCATTAGGATCTGTGGCTTCTATCGGCAATAGCCATGCATTCGGTGAAGTCGGAAAAATGGAAGTCAAAGGCTATCCGGCTTCTGTGATCAAAAAGGCGATCATGGACCGTTCACTATTTGAAACAGGCGGCATCAAAGAAATGCTTGCTAAAGGACGTTTTGATTTTTATCGTTAA
- a CDS encoding prenyltransferase, producing the protein MNKEVFFELVELKAKTASVLPFLLGICFSWYHYQNLHLFYVLIYFIAMFIFNMAVDILDNYNDYHHAKEGHDYKEKTNIIGRENLSLSMIRSWIIWMIVISALIGIGLSVIVGWPLLWLGLYCYLIGIFYSSGPKPLSSLPLGEVFSGFTMGFMIMLICVYINTFDSFQWTLTNLGSIFLVALPNTCLIANLMLANNICDLEEDEMNHRFTLVHYLGKKVSLRLFVGLIIVAFSSIILSVFLGLTPITMLLMIVTVPFTWKQTKLFLKEQIKTKTFICAVKILAVGAFSQVVFFAIGLWFK; encoded by the coding sequence TTGAATAAAGAAGTATTTTTTGAACTTGTTGAACTTAAAGCAAAAACAGCTAGTGTGTTACCTTTTCTTTTAGGCATTTGTTTTAGTTGGTATCATTATCAGAATTTGCATTTATTTTATGTATTGATCTATTTTATTGCGATGTTCATTTTCAATATGGCTGTCGATATTTTAGATAATTATAACGACTATCATCATGCAAAAGAAGGGCATGACTATAAGGAAAAAACCAATATCATCGGACGGGAAAACTTATCATTATCGATGATTCGCAGTTGGATCATTTGGATGATCGTTATTTCTGCATTGATAGGCATTGGTTTATCTGTGATCGTGGGCTGGCCTTTGTTGTGGCTGGGCTTATACTGTTACTTGATTGGAATTTTTTATTCTTCGGGACCTAAGCCACTGTCTAGTTTACCTTTAGGTGAAGTATTTTCCGGTTTTACGATGGGCTTTATGATCATGTTGATTTGTGTCTACATCAATACCTTTGACTCGTTTCAATGGACACTGACGAATCTAGGGAGTATCTTCTTAGTGGCATTGCCAAATACATGCTTGATCGCTAATCTGATGCTAGCCAATAATATTTGTGATTTGGAAGAAGATGAGATGAATCACCGCTTTACCCTGGTTCATTATTTAGGGAAAAAGGTTTCGCTTCGTTTATTTGTAGGTCTGATCATTGTAGCTTTCAGTTCGATCATTTTAAGTGTATTTTTAGGTCTGACACCAATCACGATGCTATTGATGATCGTCACGGTCCCGTTTACCTGGAAACAAACGAAACTGTTTTTAAAGGAACAAATCAAAACGAAGACATTTATCTGCGCAGTCAAAATTTTAGCTGTCGGTGCTTTTTCACAAGTTGTTTTTTTTGCCATAGGATTGTGGTTTAAATAA
- a CDS encoding polyprenyl synthetase family protein, whose protein sequence is MNEFWKDFPVIQQQLNETCDLIKHQVKVRNKDIEQALIDLTCSGGKLLRPAFFFLFAQIGDKQKQDHQQLLKIAASIEILHMATLVHDDIIDDSPLRRGAATIQSRYGKDIAVYTGDLLFTEFFELLADTMNGSDFLHTNAVAMKRLLLGELDQMHTRYKKNITVFDYLRSVNGKTAELFSLSCLEGAHFGYANKEIQRLAARIGRNIGIAFQVYDDILDYSADSKTLKKPVLEDLAQGVYTLPLIFAIQKAPEHFYPYLEKKSDISIEEAIELGQLVHKYDGVTDAKNFAKKVTEKALFDIQKLPDCLGKNQLEQLTQLLLQRSF, encoded by the coding sequence ATGAATGAGTTTTGGAAAGATTTCCCTGTGATCCAACAACAATTGAATGAAACCTGTGACCTGATCAAACACCAAGTGAAAGTACGCAACAAAGATATCGAACAAGCATTGATCGATCTGACTTGTTCTGGCGGTAAATTATTACGCCCCGCTTTCTTTTTCTTGTTTGCCCAAATTGGTGATAAACAAAAACAAGATCATCAACAACTACTCAAGATCGCCGCATCGATCGAAATTTTGCATATGGCCACTCTTGTCCATGACGACATCATTGACGATTCACCACTAAGACGCGGTGCTGCAACGATTCAATCTCGTTATGGTAAAGATATCGCCGTTTATACAGGTGATTTACTATTCACTGAATTTTTTGAATTACTAGCAGATACAATGAATGGTTCTGATTTCTTACATACAAATGCTGTTGCAATGAAACGACTATTGCTTGGCGAATTGGATCAAATGCACACACGCTATAAAAAAAATATCACTGTCTTTGATTATCTACGTAGTGTCAACGGCAAAACTGCTGAGCTATTTTCTCTAAGCTGCTTAGAGGGGGCTCATTTCGGCTATGCCAATAAAGAAATCCAGCGTTTAGCTGCACGTATCGGCCGAAATATCGGCATCGCTTTTCAAGTTTATGATGATATTTTAGACTACTCGGCTGATAGCAAAACATTGAAAAAACCTGTTTTAGAAGATCTAGCCCAAGGCGTCTATACTTTACCTTTGATTTTTGCTATACAAAAAGCACCTGAACACTTCTATCCTTATTTAGAGAAAAAGTCAGACATTTCAATAGAAGAAGCTATCGAATTAGGTCAACTGGTCCACAAATATGATGGCGTGACAGATGCCAAAAATTTTGCAAAAAAAGTGACTGAAAAGGCGCTGTTCGATATTCAAAAATTACCTGATTGTTTAGGTAAAAACCAACTAGAACAGCTAACACAACTGTTGCTTCAACGTTCATTTTAA
- the cydC gene encoding thiol reductant ABC exporter subunit CydC encodes MENTPTNKELYRKDQWVKPFLKKYKGLLYLALFLGFLTFFSAGALMFNSGYLISRAASLPENILMIYIPIVLTRAFGISRPVFRYIERLVSHNWVLKMTSDLRLKLYLVLEKDAIFFKSKYQTGDILGLLSEDINHLQNLYLRTIFPTVIAWLLYIFIIIGLGLFSWWFGLCMLLMLGVVVFLLPLVSVLVNGAKQEKQKVSKNELYKKLTDNILGVSDWVFSQRGHEFVHSYEKDEAKLRELDEQIKRFNRFRDFVLQVIFGGITIAILAWASMRFPGNHGGAANWIAAFVLTVFPLIDAFAPLPDAAQETNIYKDSIKRLNDLPEISETVKVTDLEVKNTEIVIDDISFSYDQAEHTVLEHLTLKIEPKEKLAILGRSGSGKSTLASLIRGDLRPSKGTITLGDVPMTDFGDQITQSISVIHQAPYLFRTSILNNIRLGREEASEEEVWQVLDSVGLKEMIQELPEGLQTMVDEAGLRFSGGERHRLALARILLQDTPIVLLDEPTTGLDPITEQQLLNTFFETLKDKTIIWITHHLQGVHMMDRVIFIEDGRLEMSGTPEELLATNQHYQQLYAIDRGMTTD; translated from the coding sequence ATGGAAAATACCCCAACGAATAAAGAATTATATAGGAAAGATCAATGGGTCAAACCGTTTTTGAAAAAGTACAAAGGACTGTTGTATCTTGCTTTGTTCCTAGGCTTTTTAACATTTTTCAGTGCGGGTGCCTTGATGTTCAATTCAGGTTATTTGATCAGTCGGGCGGCTTCGCTTCCTGAAAATATTTTGATGATCTATATTCCGATCGTTTTGACGCGGGCTTTTGGGATCAGTCGTCCAGTATTTCGATACATTGAACGTCTGGTCAGTCATAACTGGGTCTTAAAGATGACGTCTGATTTACGTTTGAAGCTGTATTTGGTTTTAGAGAAAGATGCGATTTTCTTTAAATCAAAATATCAAACGGGAGATATTCTTGGCTTGCTTTCAGAAGATATCAATCATTTGCAAAATTTATACTTGCGGACGATTTTTCCCACAGTGATCGCCTGGTTGTTATACATTTTTATTATTATCGGTTTAGGTCTTTTTTCCTGGTGGTTCGGGCTATGCATGTTGTTGATGCTTGGCGTAGTTGTGTTCTTACTGCCCTTGGTTTCTGTGCTGGTAAATGGCGCGAAACAGGAAAAGCAAAAAGTATCTAAAAATGAATTGTATAAGAAATTGACGGATAATATCTTGGGTGTCTCAGATTGGGTATTCAGTCAAAGAGGACATGAATTCGTTCATTCATATGAAAAAGATGAAGCGAAGCTGCGTGAATTAGATGAACAGATCAAACGATTTAATCGGTTCCGTGATTTTGTTCTTCAAGTAATCTTTGGGGGCATCACGATCGCTATTTTAGCATGGGCGAGCATGCGTTTTCCAGGAAATCATGGTGGAGCGGCAAATTGGATCGCAGCGTTTGTATTGACGGTCTTTCCATTGATCGATGCCTTTGCGCCGTTGCCAGATGCTGCACAAGAGACCAATATTTACAAAGATTCGATCAAACGTCTGAATGATCTGCCTGAAATTAGTGAAACAGTAAAGGTCACAGACCTAGAAGTTAAAAATACGGAAATAGTCATCGACGATATCTCCTTTTCATATGATCAAGCAGAACATACTGTTTTAGAACATCTAACGTTGAAGATCGAGCCAAAAGAAAAATTAGCTATTTTAGGACGAAGCGGTTCTGGAAAAAGCACATTGGCTAGCTTGATTCGCGGAGATTTGCGTCCAAGTAAAGGAACAATCACTTTGGGAGATGTTCCAATGACCGATTTTGGCGATCAAATCACGCAATCGATCAGTGTGATTCATCAAGCACCATATCTATTTAGAACATCTATTTTAAACAATATTCGCCTTGGTCGAGAAGAAGCTTCTGAAGAAGAGGTTTGGCAGGTTCTGGATAGTGTGGGACTGAAAGAAATGATTCAAGAATTGCCGGAAGGCTTACAAACGATGGTTGACGAAGCAGGATTGCGTTTTTCAGGTGGAGAGCGTCATCGATTGGCTTTGGCACGGATTTTATTACAAGATACACCGATTGTTTTGTTGGACGAGCCAACGACAGGTCTAGATCCAATCACTGAACAGCAATTGCTGAATACCTTTTTTGAAACTCTGAAAGATAAAACGATCATTTGGATCACCCATCACTTACAAGGGGTACACATGATGGATCGAGTGATATTTATTGAGGACGGGCGTTTGGAAATGAGTGGGACACCGGAAGAATTATTGGCAACGAATCAACATTATCAACAACTGTATGCCATTGATCGAGGGATGACCACCGATTGA